Proteins from one Podospora pseudoanserina strain CBS 124.78 chromosome 1, whole genome shotgun sequence genomic window:
- a CDS encoding hypothetical protein (EggNog:ENOG503P5A1), whose translation MSRSSYSDESVDIGDSEHYHEDENERQGLSSTTVRNGSVAPRAPKHGKFYGLPPRQQQQPERPRRPKRSAQDQGGQDWETGRQRQQASSASRERRRSPSPLSFPNSPSPPRPTWVQNLGRANTYISEARERTTGPVNYWDQMGHEGPEQRNRSLVTVRPVSRARRRPAQEEPTAHQSGREPRTGHLHEDPFNVETRTRPPVLQLRTQPRREQSRRNRRIPDFRPPPYEYVPTYLQDRSTSIGETFSQSSEYSDISDEGQESQPSNHDVYERPVDLVHDPSQSTKNMTIRLEFDIEEDWDTDLEEFCRLRRLGRFKDAQEYFKQNLERYSTIPYIRVQYAEMLVSSGNLKLFRDMRLLPEFLPPVGEESMDELNRGKLAANYALLDLLSQRHFPNYIQMAWQIVENTLKALSTEQVIGSTEIQLLSLCLRVLHRLEACTHEGIIDVPKIYAKHLFDWSRLYREITAEDSIWDARDLLVAATSVFGWQDMSVMFFGTSYLPKIMELISNDWIRTSYDEPSALGLLDLFTSLILQDHNKEMDVRNHLLLEYATILARSIQDHNEGFMRSRPFLQWLLVKAVLEKTAAPERPDGIHLKDFDGLELKQKNGIHLPIYIPKNGLERPSWDMFFTRSSPAQRHTAEVVVATADAIGDYFLKAEALKILILFSQNPGRSMSDLCRLQLEIQGDTEGYLATRLSTYLLLNESNELQDLGISPTNFDPTRNENCENATLRWASAVLPAQTLLRSDIREDNRQPTPQNENLSSELLQAAFNVCGPKLPSYIVDFARQKLQLDAPSIVPMPMLALHNPTDDKPTADKARDNVDGIPRYSPFISGQQHASGYPYPFIYPNPNYPAHNDPFLSHQPSNYPYSNYPYSNYPYSNYPTAYGQPQNPNAVYHNVAPYVGTYPWLQGPGPANVAGTPNPFDFYTPSAPAPPPASGMPSQDYQTNQPPTAPNGVWPDVEVAGWPATWQEDAQRLANSRPPPSTDDEDVTIRVKGHQTRVGGDAQASSDKVSQWLFPGSDGAPNIGKKDPNEQSIPPPSGKPAVPGDSAPKVNSSTPVNDNVAPETKEGDPGQASKPVAPETTDANGGSNVNRGDPGPNTGIRRRHTVDVLPERSHAKVNKTADTANGIIPEENNPSGSLEAEDNGDSVDEKPSFDVEEGLPKLSFPPGLLKGHKLTVILDSKDDPQKVKAYVIDVEGVHETPVVRPTTGEQHRSRTKIHVKSGSYEVADAGNESGESTVRISRSRSREKGKARDTSEAPPSYPEGGVKEHTTIHGTVRPHVVLDDFVTQPPHDKLSKPTRKNSGFGGPAGEGPSRRQSMSKPRSSKEEQDKLAKSVNKRAKKAAQRFSSLGPAPSPAPSPPPSPPPSGSRPPPDRPVYIPDADPDTGAIPENDEGAGDGVGGHEHQDGDQGQAQDQEQGHGQAPEQKQDHVQEETQSRNQRERQYYNQGPDRQQNEQLGEGIRVYCSGNPTDPTIPTTNSSAQTAPSPEKTSHPDSHDSTDEDWETQSIDGDEAAGSYEAVFEAFSDEDADEDEQATRKEVEQMLNDMQTARKRRQDADRAEEEWLKGRLERLAAKEKEEEEAKAKGKGKGKEKVAVVEELESISSVMTEDEERFRWGEEPRSPLRSLKRKGRGIKRLADFVKRGSG comes from the exons ATGTCGAGGTCATCCTACTCAGACGAAAGCGTCGATATCGGCGACAGTGAGCATTATCATGAAGATGAGAATGAAAGACAAGGCTTGTCTTCTACGACGGTTCGCAACGGCAGCGTAGCACCAAGAGCCCCTAAACATGGGAAGTTCTATGGCCTGCCACCtcgtcaacagcagcagccggagCGGCCGCGGCGACCAAAGCGCTCAGCACAAGATCAAGGGGGACAGGATTGGGAAACGGGACGTCAACGGCAACAGGCGAGCTCTGCTTCACGGGAACGGCGCCGGTCTCCTTCACCGCTTTCTTTTCCAAATTCCCCATCGCCTCCGCGTCCAACCTGGGTACAAAATCTAGGCAGGGCAAATACTTATATCTCGGAGGCGAGGGAACGAACTACTGGGCCGGTGAACTACTGGGATCAGATGGGTCACGAGGGCCCCGAGCAACGCAATCGGTCCCTTGTCACGGTTCGGCCAGTATCTAGAGCAAGACGAAGGCCAGCACAAGAGGAACCAACGGCACACCAGTCTGGCAGGGAACCACGTACAGGTCACTTACATGAGGACCCCTTCAACGTCGAAACTCGTACGAGACCGCCTGTTCTGCAACTTCGGACGCAACCACGACGAGAACAGTCTCGCAGAAACCGACGGATTCCAGATTTCAGACCGCCCCCTTACGAGTATGTGCCTACTTATTTACAGGACCGCTCAACATCAATAGGAGAAACATTTAGCCAGAGCTCGGAATATTCAGATATAAGCGATGAGGGCCAGGAAAGCCAGCCATCAAATCACGATGTTTATGAGCGACCTGTTGACCTCGTTCATGACCCCTCACAATCAACCAAAAATATGACGATCCGGCTCGAGTTTGATATCGAAGAAGACTGGGACACTGATCTCGAGGAGTTTTGCCGACTCAGGCGGCTCGGTCGGTTCAAAGACGCGCAAGAATACTTCAAGCAAAACCTTGAACGCTACAGCACCATCCCGTACATCCGGGTTCAGTACGCAGAAATGCTGGTTTCATCTGGAAACTTGAAGCTATTCCGAGATATGCGGCTACTGCCGGAATTTCTGCCTCCTGTCGGAGAGGAGAGTATGGATGAGCTGAACAGAGGCAAGCTGGCAGCGAACTATGCTCTGCTGGATCTCTTGTCGCAGCGGCACTTTCCAAACTACATACAGATGGCGTGGCAGATTGTGGAAAACACGCTGAAAGCCCTCAGCACCGAACAAGTCATAGGATCAACAGAG ATACAACTACTGAGTTTGTGCCTGCGGGTGTTGCACCGCTTGGAGGCCTGTACGCATGAAGGCATTATTGACGTGCCTAAGATTTACGCAAAGCATCTTTTCGATTGGAGCCGCCTTTATCGCGAGATCACCGCAGAAGATAGCATCTGGGATGCCAGAGATCTTTTGGTGGCTGCCACATCTGTGTTTGGCTGGCAGGACATGTCAGTCATGTTTTTCGGGACCAGTTACCTTCCCAAAATTATGGAGTTAATTTCCAATGACTGGATTCGGACAAGCTACGACGAACCATCGGCGTTGGGTCTCCTTGACCTTTTTACCTCACTGATACTTCAAGATCACAACAAGGAAATGGACGTTCGCAACCACCTTTTACTCGAATATGCCACGATCTTAGCACGCTCCATTCAAGACCACAATGAGGGGTTCATGCGAAGCAGGCCCTTTCTACAATGGTTACTTGTCAAAGCAGTGCTCGAGAAGACGGCTGCTCCAGAGCGACCTGACGGGATTCACCTCAAGGACTTTGACGGTCTCGAGCTCAAACAAAAGAACGGAATACATTTGCCCATCTATATTCCGAAAAACGGGCTGGAAAGGCCTTCATGGGACATGTTCTTCACTCGATCTAGCCCAGCACAACGCCATACCGCAGAAGTTGTGGTAGCCACCGCCGATGCCATTGGAGACTACTTCCTCAAAGCAGAGGCCTTGAAAATCTTGATCCTTTTTTCCCAAAACCCGGGAAGGTCCATGTCAGATCTCTGTCGCCTCCAGCTCGAGATCCAGGGGGATACTGAAGGCTACCTCGCCACGCGACTGTCGACTTATTTGCTCTTGAACGAGTCGAATGAGCTGCAAGACTTGGGAATAAGTCCCACCAATTTTGATCCCACAAGGAACGAGAATTGTGAAAATGCAACACTAAGATGGGCCAGCGCTGTTCTTCCTGCGCAAACCCTTCTCCGTTCCGATATTCGCGAGGATAATCGGCAGCCTACCCCTCAAAATGAAAACCTTTCATCCGAACTTCTTCAGGCAGCCTTCAACGTGTGTGGCCCAAAGCTTCCGTCTTATATCGTAGATTTCGCAAGACAGAAGCTTCAACTCGACGCCCCCTCGATAGTCccgatgccgatgctggCATTACACAACCCGACCGACGATAAGCCAACAGCAGATAAGGCCAGAGACAATGTTGACGGCATTCCGAGATACAGTCCCTTCATCTCTGGACAACAACATGCTTCAGGATATCCGTATCCCTTCATCTACCCAAATCCCAACTACCCAGCTCATAACGATCCATTTCTTAGCCACCAGCCTTCCAACTACCCATACTCCAACTACCCATACTCCAACTACCCATACTCCAACTACCCGACCGCGTACGGACAGCCACAAAATCCAAATGCCGTGTATCACAATGTTGCTCCCTATGTCGGGACATATCCTTGGCTACAAGGACCCGGGCCCGCCAACGTTGCCGGGACACCAAACCCCTTTGACTTTTACACTCCATCGgcgccagcgccgccgcctGCTTCCGGGATGCCGTCCCAAGACTATCAGACAAACCAACCTCCAACGGCGCCTAACGGGGTGTGGCCGGACGTGGAGGTGGCTGGATGGCCTGCTACGTGGCAAGAGGATGCTCAACGTCTTGCAAACTCTCGgccccctccttcaaccgacgacgaggacgtcACCATCAGGGTGAAAGGTCATCAGACTCGGGTTGGCGGCGACGCGCAGGCGAGTTCGGACAAAGTTTCACAGTGGCTATTTCCGGGAAGTGATGGAGCACCGAATATTGGCAAGAAGGACCCTAATGAGCAGTCGATCCCTCCACCATCCGGAAAGCCTGCTGTTCCTGGTGACAGTGCGCCCAAAGTCAACAGTTCGACTCCTGTCAATGATAATGTGGCTCCCGAAACAAAAGAGGGCGATCCTGGCCAAGCATCGAAGCCTGTTGCACCAGAGACCACTGATGCCAATGGCGGCTCGAACGTGAATAGGGGAGATCCGGGCCCAAACACTGGGATACGTAGGCGGCACACTGTGGATGTCTTACCGGAACGCAGTCATGCTAAAGTGAACAAGACGGCTGACACCGCGAATGGTATCATTCCCGAAGAAAACAACCCTTCTGGTAGCCTGGAGGCCGAGGATAATGGTGACAGTGTCGATGAGAAGCCGAGTTTCGATGTGGAAGAGGGCTTGCCCAAGCTTAGCTTCCCTCCAGGTCTTCTCAAAGGGCACAAGTTGACGGTCATTCTCGATAGCAAGGACGATCCTCAGAAGGTCAAGGCGTATGTCATCGACGTAGAAGGCGTGCATGAGACCCCAGTAGTGCGCCCTACAACTGGAGAGCAGCACCGGTCCAGGACGAAAATTCACGTCAAATCCGGTTCCTATGAGGTTGCCGATGCAGGAAATGAATCGGGCGAGTCGACTGTAAGGAtaagcagaagcagaagcagggAAAAAGGCAAAGCTAGAGACACCAGCGAAGCGCCACCGAGTTATCCAGAGGGCGGTGTCAAGGAACACACGACTATACACGGCACCGTGCGGCCCCACGTTGTTTTGGATGATTTTGTCACCCAGCCGCCACATGATAAACTGTCGAAACCGACAAGGAAGAATTCGGGGTTTGGAGGTCCAGCCGGAGAAGGTCCATCGAGACGGCAGAGCATGTCCAAGCCAAGGTCTAGCAAAGAGGAGCAGGACAAGTTGGCAAAGTCTGTCAACAAGAGAGCAAAGAAGGCTGCCCAGAGGTTTTCATCTCTTGGTCCAGCTCCCAGTCCGGCCCCCAGTCCGCCGCCTAGCCCACCGCCCTCTGGTTCGCGACCGCCACCTGACAGGCCTGTGTATATCCCCGATGCCGATCCCGACACGGGCGCTATCCCCGAGAACGACGagggtgctggtgatggcgttgGCGGGCATGAGCATCAAGACGGAGATCAAGGACAGGCGCAGGACCAGGAGCAGGGGCATGGACAAGCTCCAGAGCAGAAACAAGACCATGTTCAAGAAGAGACCCAAAGTCGGAACCAACGGGAAAGGCAGTACTACAATCAAGGTCCAGACCGGCAACAAAACGAGCAACTAGGCGAGGGCATCCGAGTCTATTGTTCAGGCAACCCCACAGATCCCACCATCCCGACCACCAACTCCTCTGCGCAAACTGCGCCCTCCCCCGAGAAAACATCCCATCCCGACAGCCACGACAGCACAGATGAAGACTGGGAGACCCAGAGCATAGACGGCGACGAAGCTGCTGGCAGCTACGAGGCAGTGTTTGAAGCCTTTTCTGACGAGGACGCAGACGAAGACGAGCAGGCGACCCGCAAAGAGGTGGAGCAGATGCTGAACGACATGCAAACCGCCAGAAAGAGGAGACAGGATGCGGAtcgggcagaggaggagtggttgAAGGGACGGCTGGAGCGTCTTGCTGCTAaggagaaagaggaagaggaagcgaaggcgaaggggaaggggaaggggaaggaaaaggttgcggtggtggaggaactGGAGAGCATCTCTTCTGTGATgacggaggatgaggaacGGTTTAGGTGGGGTGAGGAGCCAAGGTCGCCTTTGAGGagtttgaagaggaaggggagggggattaAAAGGTTAGCAGACTTTGTTAAGCGGGGATCGGGGTAG
- a CDS encoding hypothetical protein (EggNog:ENOG503P5TH; COG:O) yields MDQMDYEMHQAEVPTSQAPAHPATHSGFQSGPPQGQGGCPFFRNEQQHRQPSGLPHLHPSYPHYHHGVNSLYHLSRQNQGPHAPRPSHSRNLSLQPHHHPQQPSHGQLQQQQQQQQQQQQQQQQPQQQQQQQQQQHQQQQQQTQPPPLSLPLPHSQSHSHSHSHSLSHPHPHSHYDPIYPGWSSSAQSASPAYQWVAPASAPGPPPPHAIPLLSVPLQLQSILRPSGSDQFFPNGGAGSTNPSGSNSVLPSFHSNQNLPHLDSTVPPPFSFPYRHPSALHRFSVAPAIQNHQSHSGLPQAPSFPQASTQNQTHQLYQSQPGREALSAVAMNTDRPSPGDAPAAQPSQAASGTNMSSNPSSGAGPASSGLPQPVNGSGEPSRRSDRGPGSNMASGQLPLPEPRPMTAGDSTLAMYRGFSGEQRRSVIRRARAELAQPTGDDYDESEDDYSPIDDDDEAYRFATQFGHGYMPDESRLRQQQLLRGQMSSNKRVASKKALASLQSVDMESLTASERTCVICYNDFGVTSPEGISEAPLRLPKCKHIFGDHCIKKWFEESDSCPYCRDKVPSDPVMPPSVQGYIRATGEFVGMPYRHGPEPGSRLPTHPPSRSVQSGERRASPSDPSTESMRRTRARFGAARGYGPPASNFATPSGSRPGPPHGAFPSMASFPGSVGAAPPGPFQPSGPPGASAPTGYGQQQQHGQGHPPPRYYAP; encoded by the exons ATGGATCAAATGGACTATGAGATGCACCAGGCCGAGGTGCCAACCTCTCAGGCGCCCGCACATCCAGCAACGCATTCCGGATTCCAAAGTGGGCCACCACAAGGTCAGGGCGGCTGCCCCTTTTTCCGGAATGAACAACAGCATCGCCAGCCATCAGGCTTGCCTCATCTTCACCCCTCATACCCGCACTACCACCATGGCGTTAACTCTCTGTACCACCTGTCCAGACAAAACCAAGGGCCCCACGCTCCTCGGCCATCCCACAGCCGCAACCTCTCCCTTCagccacaccatcaccctcaacagCCCAGCCACGGACAactgcaacagcaacaacaacaacaacaacaacaacaacaacaacaacaacaaccgcagcagcagcagcagcagcagcagcaacaacaccaacaacaacaacaacagactcaaccccccccatTGTCTCTGCCACTGCCTCATTCCCAGTCCCACTCGCACTCGCACTCACACTCCCTctctcatccccatccgcaCTCGCACTACGATCCGATCTACCCCGGATGGTCCTCTTCGGCACAGAGCGCCAGTCCCGCATATCAGTGGGTGGCCCCCGCTTCTGCCCCCGGCCCTCCCCCGCCACATGCCATCCCGCTCCTTTCGGTTCCGTTGCAGCTGCAGTCAATCTTGAGGCCGTCAGGCTCCGATCAATTCTTTCCCAACGGCGGAGCAGGGAGTACAAACCCTAGCGGGTCCAACTCTGTGCTACCCAGCTTTCACTCGAACCAAAATCTTCCACATCTCGATTCCACCGTGCCAccacccttctccttcccctaCCGCCATCCTTCTGCCCTCCACCGGTTTTCGGTGGCGCCAGCTATTCAGAACCACCAGAGCCACTCGGGCTTGCCACAAGCCCCGTCTTTTCCTCAAGCGTcaacccaaaaccaaacccaccaaCTTTACCAGAGTCAGCCTGGCCGGGAGGCGCTGTCTGCCGTAGCCATGAATACCGACCGCCCTTCTCCCGGCGATGCCCCCGCCGCTCAGCCCTCCCAGGCAGCTTCGGGTACCAACATGTCTTCCAATCCAAGTTCCGGAGCCGGCCCGGCGTCCTCTGGCTTGCCCCAGCCGGTCAATGGCTCAGGGGAGCCGTCGAGACGATCGGATCGTGGCCCCGGGAGCAACATGGCGTCCGGTCAGTTACCGCTTCCCGAACCTCGCCCAATGACCGCCGGTGACTCGACCCTGGCCATGTATCGGGGGTTCAGTGGTGAACAACGCCGAAGCGTGATTCGTCGAGCTCGTGCTGAGCTGGCCCAACCAACCGGCGACGACTACGATGAAAGCGAAGATGACTACAGCCCgatcgacgacgacgatgaagcgTACCGCTTTGCCACCCAGTTCGGCCACGGATACATGCCGGACGAGAGTCGTCTccgccaacagcagcttCTTCGTGGCCAGATGTCGAGCAACAAGCGTGTGGCCTCCAAGAAAGCATTGGCCTCGTTGCAGAGCGTCGATATGGAGAGCCTGACGGCATCCGAGAGAA CCTGTGTCATTTGCTACAATGACTTTGGAGTGACGAGCCCCGAGGGGATCAGCGAGGCTCCGCTTCGACTTCCAAAGTGCAAGCACATTTTCGGTGACCACTGCATCAAGAAGTGGTTTGAAGAGTCTGACAGCTGCCCTTACTGCCGAGACAAGGTGCCTTCTGACCCTGTCATGCCCCCCAGTGTTCAGGGATATATTCGAGC GACGGGAGAGTTTGTAGGAATGCCATATCGGCATGGCCCAGAACCAGGCAGCCGATTGCCTACCCACCCGCCGTCGAGAAGTGTCCAGAGCGGGGAGCGCCGGGCCTCTCCCTCCGACCCCTCGACCGAAAGCATGCGGAGGACTCGGGCCCGTTTCGGTGCCGCCCGTGGCTACGGCCCTCCAGCTTCGAACTTTGCCACTCCTTCGGGCTCTCGCCCGGGGCCTCCCCATGGTGCTTTCCCGAGCATGGCCAGTTTTCCTGGCTCAGTTGGTGCTGCCCCCCCGGGGCCATTCCAACCAAGTGGCCCGCCAGGAGCAAGCG CTCCAACTGGGTatgggcagcaacagcaacatgggCAGgggcaccctcctccccgatACTATGCGCCATAA
- a CDS encoding hypothetical protein (EggNog:ENOG503NUMB; COG:S), which yields MAGRVRHPIDIRSLERWLNKTVPEIETPLEVHQFGFGQSNPTYQLTTPSGDRYVLRKKPPGKLVSKTAHKVEREYRIIAALSTTDVPVPRAYCLCEDDSVIGTPFYIMEFLDGRIFEDPVIPNVLPDHRRAIWADAVRTLAKLHRIDPKSVGLESFGRHDGFYNRQIATWKQICGAQAAVEDVDTKEQVGQLPFFEELMAFFSDGKAQPADKGTLIHGDFKIDNLVFHKTEPRVIGILDWEMSTIGHPLSDLANLLTPYYTAFLDPARSVHLHPGFLPKATRGLPSREDLTELYFAVLEPEAREEDREAVVETRRRELQWAQAFSIFRLAAICQGIAARLARRQASSEQAKRHGDARTLFAEFAWELAQSSKGAEAKKSKL from the exons TTTGGATTCGGCCAATCAAACCCCACCTaccagctcaccaccccctcgggCGACCGCTACGTCCTCCGCAAGAAGCCTCCCGGAAAGCTCGTCTCCAAAACCGCCCACAAGGTCGAGCGCGAGTACCGcatcatcgccgccctctccaccaccgacgtCCCCGTGCCCAGAGCCTACTGCCTCTGCGAAGATGACTCTGTCATCGGCACCCCCTTCTACATCATGGAGTTCCTCGACGGGCGCATCTTCGAAGACCCCGTCATCCCCAACGTCCTCCCCGACCACCGCCGCGCCATCTGGGCCGACGCCGTCCGCACCCTGGCCAAACTCCACCGCATCGACCCAAAAAGCGTCGGGCTGGAGAGCTTCGGCCGCCACGACGGCTTCTACAACCGGCAGATCGCCACCTGGAAGCAAATCTGCGGTGCCCAGGCCGCGGTCGAGGACGTGGACACAAAAGAGCAAGTCGGACAACTCCCCTTCTTCGAGGAGCTCATGGCCTTTTTCAGCGACGGGAAGGCCCAGCCGGCGGACAAGGGGACGCTGATCCACGGAGACTTCAAGATTGACAACCTGGTCTTCCACAAGACGGAGCCGAGGGTGATTGGGATTCTGGA CTGGGAGATGTCCACCATCGGGCACCCCCTTTCCGATTTGGCGAACTTGCTGACGCCGTATTACACCGCGTTTTTGGACCCTGCTCGGTCGGTGCACTTGCACCCTGGGTTCTTGCCCAAGGCGACCAGGGGGTTGCCGTCGAGGGAGGATTTGACAGAGTTGTATTTTGCGGTGCTGGAGCccgaggcgagggaggaggatagggaggcggtggtggagacgaggaggagggagctgcAGTGGGCGCAGGCGTTTAGTATCTTCAGGTTGGCGGCGATTTGCCAGGGGATTGCCGCtaggttggcgaggaggcagGCGAGCAGTGAGCAGGCCAAGAGGCACGGGGATGCGAGGACGCTGTTTGCTGAATTTGCGTGGGAGCTGGCGCAGAGCAGCAAGGGGGcggaggccaagaagagtAAGTTATGA